The DNA sequence agagagagagagaggggaaaagGGGGGGAGGGGTTTTGTCTTTGTCTCTCCGGGTCCGGGGAATAGGGAGGAGGAGAAGGTGGTGGTTGTTGGGTGGTCGGGGGtggtatattaatatttaattattgttattattttatttaaatattaaaactgGGCTGGAattatatcaatattattaattgagtgGTCTCTCTCGCGCTTCCCTTGCTGTTCGTCTCCCTGAATGCCTTAACCAGTGTTCAGGGTGGGTCTCTCTGCTTTcccttctcttttcctttttttttaaaaaaaaaaaaataaatttaattttcaattttaattagataTGTGTTTCTTGATTGATGCTCAAAAATGTCTTCTTAATTGCTTCTTTCATTTGCCAATTCAAATTTGGGACACATTCTGTGGTTTTGTTGCTTTTCATGATCAATTGATACATTCTGTtcaataatacatttttttttttctttttcaatgttTCAGAAAATCGCGACGATTTGTGTACGGAGGAGCGagggattaattaattagtatattaTCTTCTTAATTGTTtgatctttttttaaatttttttgattgattctttttccaattcgttttcattttattttctcttcctatcaatatattaataatgGTGCAGGTCGATCACAAATTAATGATCAGATTAGTCCAGCATATGACTTGCGCCACCTCTATGCCATAATCGGGTGAGACAAAATCTTTACTTGTCAATTTCTTTTGAATCgtcttattatttaattaacctTATAAAAGCCGACTGCTTAATTATTACATTcaagtaattaatttgatatcttattttattcttaCTGGATTGGGCCCTATTTAAgctttaatatatgtatttgttgTCCAGCTATGGATTGGCTGGTGATGCTGCTCAACATATATTGGTGCCtatgcacatatacatatatatatatatatatatatatatattttttatattatctgTATTAGATGCCTAGCTTAGGACCCCATCATAGGAAAATTCTTGTCTAGCTAGTTAGTTTAAACTTTTGGATACAAGTTACACTATATATCCTAGATAGAAGGCAGAGTGCCAGAGTCATTTTCCAAACATATATATGCAAGGTTGAAGTTCATGGTATCGGTGGTTTATTATGCTgtataaaaatttcattgcTCTTTGCCAAGATTGTAATTCCCAGTCTTCGCATGTTGTCATGTGAAGCAACTGTTCTATTCAGTCCAAGTCCAAGCCTGGTTTTAAACCATTTTAGATATTGGTCTGTATACAGAAATGCAGAAACGTACAATTGCCAATTTGCCATTTCAAGTCCCATTATAAACTCTAAAAATTCCTATGCATGCAAAacgtggatatatatatatatatatctatatatgaagTAAATGTCAAAACCCTCTGTTGAGATGACAACGGGATTTTATTGAAATGGAGAGGGGAAAAGCGTCCTAAACCAGATGTAAGCCTGTAACACTTATTCCATCatttaaataatgaattttgaAATCTGTTAGTAGTTTTTCTTTACACAAGCACTTGTCTTGTTTCTGATGATTAAtgaaattcattaatttatttgcaAAACCTTTTATAAGCAAGCGGTATTGTTGGGTTCTTTTGCTTCCTCGTAAGAGGAAGATGGCTGCTGCTTTGTTAATTAATGAACTTGAAAATGTGCATCCTAATGGCTAGATAACAGCAAGTTACTTCAAATGgcatctaaaaatattttcagccagtttgtctctttctctctctctctctctctctctctctctctatatatatatatatatatgtgatgagCAGGTCCAAGTAAGAAGTAGCCTAGCTAAGCTACCAATTCTATATTTTTGGACTGTACGTCATATTATCAAGGTCTTTCTTCAAGTTGAAGTTGAttgctaataaaatatttcatgaattgtgCCCACAGTCTCCCTGGGAAGATAAATTTTGAGGCGACCCACTGCGAATATTAATTTTGCCTTTGGCATGTACTGCTACGATTCTCACCTGCATGAGAATTTATAAAATGGCTGTAGCAGTTGACCAACATAATGGGTTCAAGCCGTTCTGCCGAACCCAGAGATGCAGACTCCAATCCTATACTCACCTCGACCAAACTAAATTTGTCAGCTCTTTGAAACAAGCATTTGAAGTTGCTAATAGTTTTCACCGAAGCTTCTCAACTCCATGCATATCCCTGACCAGTAGTAGTGCagtgaatgaagaagaagaagaagagtttGAGGTCAATCCAAAGATTGAGATTGTTGGTGGCTACAAGGCCCCCGGAGTACGTGCTCTTGTGGTTGAAGTTGCCATTGCCATTGCTTCTGGTGTGGACCCAATGCCGGTGGCAAGTGGGCTAGGTGGTGCCTATTTTTTACGTAGCATAAATGGTGATAATATTATTGCGGTGGCAAAGCCCGTAGATGAAGAACCTTTAGCCTTGAACAATCCAAAAGGTTTCGGGGGTAGGATGCTGGGGCAACCCGGTATAAAACGCTCAGTTCGGATAGGCGAGACGGGCTCTCGAGAATTGGCTGCTTACCTCCTTGACCACGGTGGTTTTGCTGGTGTTCCCCCCACAGCTTTAGTCAAAATCTCTAATGTTGGATTCCACCTCAACAATAATGAAGCCTCGGTTTCGTCATCTACTACCACACACTATCCCTATAAGATTGCTTCTCTCCAGCATTTCGTAGATCATGACTATGATGCAGGAGAACTTGGTCCTTCTGGCTTCTCCGTTGCTTCTGTTCATCGAATCGGGATTTTCGATGTGAGACTTCTAAATCTTGATCGGCATGCAGGAAATATGCTTGTGAAGAAACAACAacgtgatgatgatgatcatcatcatcatgatctCAACAGCAATTATACCGTTGGAGTGGCTGAGCTCGTGCCAATTGACCATGGGCTTTGCCTACCTGAGTGGCTTGACGACCCATATTTTGAATGGCTGCATTGGCCTCAAGCCTCGGTTCCATTTTCTGAGTCTGAAGTTGACTACATATCCAACCTCGATCCTTTTAAAGATGCAGAGCTGCTAAGAACAGAGCTTCCTTCTTTaagggaggccagcatccgcatGCTTGTGCTCTGCACTATTTTCCTAAAGCAAGCTGCTGCTGCTGGGCTTTGTCTTGCTGAAATTGGTGAAATGATGTCTCGGGAGTTTTGTGGCGGAGAAGAAAATTTGAGTGCATTAGAGAATGTATGTGCCCAAGCTAAGGCTTCCTTGCCTAGTAATGGTAATGGTAATAGTATTAGTATTTTTCAAGAGGATAATGATGGTGGATGTAATGATGATGGTGGTaatgaaagtaaaaaatctACTGAAGAACAAAATGAGGTCTTTCAATTCGACAGTGGAAGTGATCAAGAAGCTTGTAATGAGGGTTTGGATCTTCCACAGCTATTACAGAGCCTTCCTGGGATGGCTAAGCCACCCAAAACGTCAAGGTTTGCATGTAGTGCAGGAGCAGGCAGTACAAGATTGTTGCCCGATACACAAGTAAGGTCTCCATTGTGTGAGGAAAATGACCAGggagatgatgatggtgataaGGATTGTAATAAGATGGATGGCGGTTGTGGTGGGGGTGGGGCTTTTACCAGGAGTATGAGTTTTCAAGTGCAACATAATCATAGTTATGAAGAAGAAGCTGGGGTCATCACTTTTGCAGACATGAGCCAAGGTGATTGGGAATTGTTCTTAAAGAGTTTTGAGAAGTTTTTGCCAGAGGTTTTTGAAAGCATAAAATGCTTAAGCCAGAAGCATAGGTTGGGAACTTCATGCAAGTTCTGATCAGAAAATTAAGCACCCTTTTCTTTGACATTCTTTAACCTACCTTTCACAGAAACTATAGAAAGCTTATTAGATAGAGATTATAAATACGAACCCCGATTAAgattataaataagtaaataatctTTAATTACGATGATCTCTTGCTAAAAGAAAACCATTTGCTTGATTCCGTTTAcgtattctaatatatatatatatatatatatatttaaagcgTTGTAGAGATTTTTCCCAGCTGTCTACATATAGATCCACATACATAACAGGGTTCTGTTGCctctaattttttatatttgttagaGATTGGGGAAGTTTTGAGGTACATAAAAACCTCGTTCATAAATTGAATTATTTCGGTCTGAAGCTTGTCTGTCACATAGTGTTATATGACAATGGTGGTATTGTATATGTGAGGGTTGAGAAATATAGTCGCTCATATAAATACTATGTTTTTTAAACAGCCAGAAcacttttgttttaattaatttgaacaaTTAGTAGCCTTTGAATTTGTTAGATGTATAATGTTacataacaattttattttctgatcactcctttaaaataaattcagttagttttaaatttaattagttaCACATCTTGAATTTCTattaaaagagaaggaaaagaaatatataccgttaaaaaatattatatgtcaGAGATTAATGCtggctttttttttggggtaaataaaaggcttaaaattatcttttacttaaggaaatattagaaaattaattaaagtaggCAAAAGATCTGAAAAGATTTACATCcctaaacaataaataaaaagtaaaattcaaaattcaaaaaagttaACAAAACCGTGTGTGTCAGAACTAACAATCACATTTGACCAACCGAAAAAGCCAAGCCACCTCTCTCCATTTTGAGCTGTTTGAAGATTACGAGGTTGCATCGTATGCATATTACAACGTGAACAAGCACTCGATCGTTATGCCGGTGACAAACGTGGCCTCGATACTTACAATGGGGACTCACATGGCATCGATGGTGGGGTCGTGGATCATAGAGATCACCCGTATCCACCAGTGTAGAATGCAGCGGCTGATAGTGGGGTTGGACAACCCCAGAGAAACCCAACAGCACAACCTTACAGCTATGCACCTCTATGGGTAGAAACCCAACAGCACAACCTTACAGCTATGCACCTCTATGGGTGGGCATAGtatcacggacttgtttgtttaccctttaAGCTGAAACCCAACATCAAAACCTTATAGCTATGCACCTTACAGCTATGGGTGGGTATAGTGTCAcgaacttgtttgtttaccctttaAACCTTGCGACCTTACTTGCTATTCCAACCGTTTATTGCAACTAAATAAGCCTTTTGCTCACAAAAAGTGAAAACTAAACAAAGAAGACTAGAGCACAGAAGAGaatttggaaaaatgaaaatatattgctTAGAAGAGAGATTTACAAGTGAATGTATAGATTCTTGgttttatttacaaataaaagtTCACTTCTTTTATATAGAGGACTTGGCATGTAGTACGAGAATACAATATTCTAGATATTGTACACATGGCACTATCCTACATAAGATTCTAGATAATTCTCCTATACATTTCTATGGGCTATTCTAGAAAACTATCTTATTATATAATCTTAAAATGTTCTAGAAAGGTATATAAGTTTTAGATTGTTCTATAGAGTTCTAGAATCTTCCAGAGATTTTTTAAGTC is a window from the Ziziphus jujuba cultivar Dongzao chromosome 11, ASM3175591v1 genome containing:
- the LOC107431530 gene encoding phosphatidylinositol 4-kinase gamma 8 yields the protein MRIYKMAVAVDQHNGFKPFCRTQRCRLQSYTHLDQTKFVSSLKQAFEVANSFHRSFSTPCISLTSSSAVNEEEEEEFEVNPKIEIVGGYKAPGVRALVVEVAIAIASGVDPMPVASGLGGAYFLRSINGDNIIAVAKPVDEEPLALNNPKGFGGRMLGQPGIKRSVRIGETGSRELAAYLLDHGGFAGVPPTALVKISNVGFHLNNNEASVSSSTTTHYPYKIASLQHFVDHDYDAGELGPSGFSVASVHRIGIFDVRLLNLDRHAGNMLVKKQQRDDDDHHHHDLNSNYTVGVAELVPIDHGLCLPEWLDDPYFEWLHWPQASVPFSESEVDYISNLDPFKDAELLRTELPSLREASIRMLVLCTIFLKQAAAAGLCLAEIGEMMSREFCGGEENLSALENVCAQAKASLPSNGNGNSISIFQEDNDGGCNDDGGNESKKSTEEQNEVFQFDSGSDQEACNEGLDLPQLLQSLPGMAKPPKTSRFACSAGAGSTRLLPDTQVRSPLCEENDQGDDDGDKDCNKMDGGCGGGGAFTRSMSFQVQHNHSYEEEAGVITFADMSQGDWELFLKSFEKFLPEVFESIKCLSQKHRLGTSCKF